A genomic region of Pseudomonas sp. RSB 5.4 contains the following coding sequences:
- a CDS encoding DUF3995 domain-containing protein, which translates to MTFVLAQWLVTIFAVIALVHVYWALGGQWAAVAAVPQVPVQGLVATVRPAFKPSGWITLVVAAALLAIAALVCMRVGWGMPAVHHKALQWVISAIALLMFARAIGDSNLVGFFKEVKDSRFARLDTWVYSPLCLVLGAGLLAVAWI; encoded by the coding sequence ATGACCTTTGTGTTGGCTCAATGGCTGGTGACGATATTTGCAGTGATCGCCCTGGTACATGTGTATTGGGCGCTGGGTGGGCAATGGGCGGCGGTAGCGGCGGTACCGCAAGTGCCGGTGCAAGGTCTGGTGGCAACGGTGCGACCGGCGTTCAAACCGTCAGGCTGGATTACCTTGGTGGTGGCGGCAGCATTATTGGCGATTGCCGCGCTGGTATGCATGCGGGTCGGCTGGGGCATGCCGGCGGTGCACCACAAGGCGTTGCAATGGGTGATCAGTGCGATTGCATTGTTGATGTTTGCCCGGGCGATTGGTGATTCGAATCTGGTGGGGTTTTTCAAAGAGGTGAAGGATTCGCGGTTTGCGCGGCTGGATACCTGGGTGTATTCGCCGTTGTGCCTAGTGTTGGGGGCGGGGTTGTTGGCGGTGGCTTGGATCTGA
- a CDS encoding DUF2946 domain-containing protein: MKFTRSDRSLLAWMLYCCVLFNVFACSIGHGQMVGMQLNGIGGQFCTVDPATQAPLASNPTEEQLPTLSKAFGCPLCSVGGGMGPAFNSSLTLAVLPEQHSPPLAPIVSADLPARFTWPSANPRAPPLA; encoded by the coding sequence ATGAAATTCACCCGTTCCGATCGCTCACTGCTGGCCTGGATGCTCTATTGCTGCGTCCTGTTCAACGTGTTCGCCTGCAGCATCGGTCACGGGCAAATGGTCGGAATGCAGCTCAACGGTATCGGCGGCCAGTTCTGTACGGTCGACCCGGCCACTCAAGCGCCGCTGGCCAGCAATCCCACCGAAGAGCAACTGCCGACCCTGTCCAAGGCGTTCGGCTGTCCGCTGTGCTCGGTCGGCGGCGGCATGGGCCCGGCATTCAACTCCAGCCTGACCCTCGCGGTTCTGCCCGAGCAACACAGCCCGCCGCTGGCACCCATCGTCAGCGCCGACCTCCCCGCCCGCTTCACCTGGCCTTCGGCCAACCCTCGCGCCCCGCCGCTCGCCTGA
- a CDS encoding TonB-dependent receptor encodes MKHIPLLASLCGCLSLNAWAQSTVDLAPITIDGESTSEPGLSLDQSSGMASRLGLNVRDTPASVAVANRNDIERHGAQNFQDAANTLPGVNASAPPGFGGFVSYRGFTSSQITQMFNGVTVSGGLARPVDSWIYDRVELVGGPSSLINGAGSVGGSLNYLTKLATRDEQAAEGRVSYGSYDTTETALGLNHALTDPSADVQHYARLDVSHNTSNGYIDRQERDAWSVAFSLLSDLTPDLSHTLALEYQDEHEDSPYWGTPVLNPKAGELKIDKHNRFNNYNVEDGRYEQRTIWVRSIIDYRINDSTTLRNTLYHLDSQRDYRNLETYQYNADNSAVNRSTAYQVRHQGEQNGNQFELRHDNTLFGLDTTWSGGFEYKVNQTTNSPLNIKGASSVDPNNYRPGHFYDIPGTNPTLISDKTNEVTTKALFVENRLALTDKLALLTGLRYDDIDLDVTNHRTVTAANPKHLKRSWEPVTGRVGLTYQFIPSANVYVQYSTAAEQPNGTQDFDVSTGKQWEIGSKFDYLDGRGSATVAAYTIERKDFAVTDPMDPTSSIPVGQQTSKGIEIASSLRITDKLMAEGNFAWVDAQYDDFTEKNAAGVVVSRKGNTPTNVPDRVGNLWLTYDFSPQWQGGVDARYVASVYADTANTMTVPSYTLFGSFLSYKVDSQTTVTGRVRNLTNEVYAEFAHVSPAYYLGTPRTFELAVQTKF; translated from the coding sequence ATGAAACACATTCCTCTGCTGGCGAGCCTGTGCGGCTGCCTGTCCCTTAACGCTTGGGCGCAATCCACCGTGGATCTGGCGCCGATCACCATCGACGGCGAATCCACCAGCGAACCGGGCCTGAGCCTCGATCAATCCAGCGGCATGGCCTCGCGCCTCGGCCTCAACGTGCGCGACACCCCGGCCTCGGTGGCCGTCGCCAACCGCAACGACATCGAACGCCACGGCGCGCAAAACTTCCAGGACGCCGCCAATACCCTGCCCGGGGTCAATGCCAGCGCACCGCCAGGCTTTGGCGGATTCGTCTCCTACCGCGGCTTCACCAGCAGCCAGATCACCCAGATGTTCAACGGCGTCACCGTCTCTGGCGGCCTCGCCCGGCCGGTGGATTCATGGATCTATGATCGGGTCGAGCTGGTGGGCGGGCCTTCGTCACTGATCAACGGCGCAGGCTCGGTGGGGGGTTCACTGAACTACTTGACCAAACTGGCAACTCGCGACGAACAAGCCGCTGAAGGTCGCGTCAGCTACGGCAGTTACGACACCACCGAAACCGCGCTCGGCCTCAATCACGCGCTGACCGACCCGAGCGCCGACGTGCAGCACTACGCGCGGCTCGATGTCAGCCACAACACCAGCAACGGCTACATCGACCGCCAGGAACGCGATGCCTGGAGCGTGGCGTTTTCGTTGCTCAGCGACCTCACGCCGGATCTGTCGCACACCCTGGCCCTGGAATATCAGGACGAACACGAAGACAGCCCGTACTGGGGCACGCCGGTGCTCAACCCCAAGGCCGGCGAGTTGAAGATCGACAAACACAACCGCTTCAACAACTACAACGTCGAGGACGGGCGCTACGAACAGCGCACGATCTGGGTGCGCTCGATCATCGACTACCGGATCAACGACAGCACCACCCTGCGCAACACGCTGTATCACCTCGACAGCCAGCGCGATTACCGCAATCTCGAGACCTACCAGTACAACGCTGACAACAGCGCGGTGAACCGCTCCACCGCCTATCAAGTACGGCATCAGGGCGAGCAGAACGGCAACCAGTTCGAACTGCGCCACGACAACACCCTGTTCGGCCTCGACACCACCTGGTCCGGCGGTTTCGAGTACAAGGTCAACCAGACCACCAACTCGCCGCTGAATATCAAAGGCGCAAGCTCGGTCGACCCGAACAACTACCGTCCGGGGCATTTCTACGATATTCCCGGCACCAACCCGACACTGATCAGCGACAAGACCAACGAGGTCACCACCAAGGCGCTGTTCGTGGAAAACCGCCTGGCACTGACCGACAAACTGGCGTTGCTCACCGGCCTGCGTTACGACGATATCGACCTCGACGTGACCAACCATCGCACCGTGACAGCCGCCAACCCCAAACACCTCAAGCGCAGCTGGGAGCCGGTCACCGGGCGCGTCGGCTTGACCTACCAGTTCATTCCATCCGCCAACGTCTACGTGCAATACAGCACCGCCGCCGAGCAGCCGAATGGCACCCAGGACTTCGATGTTTCAACCGGCAAGCAGTGGGAAATCGGTAGCAAGTTCGACTACCTGGATGGCCGTGGCTCGGCGACGGTTGCCGCCTACACCATCGAGCGCAAAGACTTTGCTGTGACTGATCCGATGGACCCGACCAGCAGCATCCCGGTGGGTCAGCAAACCTCGAAAGGCATCGAGATCGCCAGTTCCCTGCGGATCACCGACAAGCTGATGGCCGAAGGCAACTTCGCCTGGGTCGATGCGCAGTACGACGACTTCACCGAAAAGAATGCCGCCGGCGTAGTGGTGTCGCGCAAGGGCAACACGCCAACCAACGTTCCGGACCGGGTCGGCAATCTGTGGCTGACTTATGATTTTTCGCCGCAATGGCAAGGTGGGGTCGATGCACGGTATGTGGCGTCGGTGTATGCGGATACGGCGAACACCATGACCGTGCCGTCGTACACGCTGTTCGGCAGTTTCCTCAGCTATAAGGTCGACTCGCAAACCACCGTCACCGGTCGGGTGCGTAATCTGACCAATGAGGTGTATGCCGAGTTTGCGCATGTTTCGCCGGCGTACTATCTGGGTACGCCGCGCACCTTTGAATTGGCGGTGCAGACGAAGTTTTAA
- a CDS encoding ABC transporter substrate-binding protein — protein sequence MKGFRRLLAASVVTFGVLTSAQPVTAAQTPIHFADLNWESGSLITDVLRIIVEKGYGLPTDTLPGTTITLETALANNDIQVIGEEWAGRSPVWVKAEAEGKVASLGDTVKGATEGWWVPEYVIKGDPAKGIKPMAPDLRSVNDLKKYKDVFADPENPSKGRFLNSPIGWTSEVVNKQKLTAYGLQDDYTNFRSGSGAALDAEITSSIRRGKPVLFYYWSPTPLLGKFKLVQLEEPPFDAEAWKTLTDADNPNPKPTRSLASKLSIGVSAPFQKEYPQIAAFFSKVDLPIEPLNKALAEMSEKHTAPRQAAEAFMKAHPEVWQAWVPKDVAEKVAADLK from the coding sequence ATGAAAGGATTTCGACGGTTACTGGCCGCCAGCGTGGTCACGTTCGGTGTGCTGACATCGGCGCAACCGGTGACGGCGGCGCAAACGCCCATCCATTTTGCCGACCTGAACTGGGAAAGCGGCAGCCTGATCACCGATGTTCTGCGGATCATCGTCGAGAAGGGCTATGGCCTGCCGACCGATACGCTGCCGGGCACCACCATCACCCTGGAAACCGCTCTGGCCAACAATGACATTCAGGTCATTGGCGAAGAGTGGGCCGGGCGCAGTCCGGTGTGGGTCAAGGCCGAAGCCGAGGGCAAGGTCGCCAGCCTGGGGGATACAGTCAAGGGTGCCACTGAAGGCTGGTGGGTGCCGGAATACGTGATCAAGGGCGATCCGGCCAAGGGCATCAAGCCCATGGCCCCGGACTTGCGCAGCGTCAATGACCTGAAGAAATACAAGGACGTGTTCGCTGATCCCGAGAACCCGAGCAAAGGGCGTTTCCTCAACAGCCCGATTGGCTGGACCTCGGAAGTGGTGAACAAACAGAAACTGACCGCTTACGGCCTGCAGGACGATTACACCAATTTCCGCAGTGGATCGGGTGCGGCGCTGGACGCCGAAATCACCTCATCGATTCGTCGGGGCAAACCGGTGCTGTTCTATTACTGGTCGCCGACGCCGCTGCTTGGCAAATTCAAACTGGTGCAGCTGGAGGAGCCACCGTTCGATGCCGAGGCGTGGAAGACGTTGACCGATGCCGACAACCCCAATCCGAAACCGACCCGTTCGCTGGCGTCGAAGCTGTCGATCGGGGTCTCTGCACCGTTCCAGAAAGAGTATCCGCAGATCGCGGCTTTCTTCAGCAAGGTGGATTTACCTATCGAGCCGCTGAACAAGGCGCTGGCCGAGATGAGCGAGAAGCACACCGCGCCACGCCAGGCGGCGGAAGCGTTCATGAAGGCGCATCCGGAGGTGTGGCAGGCGTGGGTGCCGAAGGATGTGGCGGAGAAGGTGGCGGCTGATCTGAAGTAG
- a CDS encoding DUF2789 family protein: MELPAYDLKTLFDQLGLPSEDGAIDDFIEAHPLDANTKLIDADFWTPQQAQLLKEWLRADGEEAVMVDELNVRLHDGR; encoded by the coding sequence ATGGAACTGCCAGCATATGATTTGAAAACCCTGTTCGACCAACTGGGCCTGCCATCGGAAGACGGAGCAATCGACGATTTCATCGAAGCGCATCCGCTGGACGCCAACACCAAGTTGATCGATGCGGACTTCTGGACGCCGCAACAGGCGCAGCTTCTGAAGGAATGGCTGCGCGCCGACGGCGAAGAAGCGGTGATGGTCGATGAATTGAACGTACGCCTGCACGACGGCCGTTAA